The SAR86 cluster bacterium genome contains a region encoding:
- a CDS encoding succinate dehydrogenase iron-sulfur subunit, giving the protein MSSTIPLESIPFTEYKTVTLSVYRYQEKDDRDPYMQELEIDVPAEKDIMVLDLLHLAKEKEPSLAYRRSCREGVCGSDGMNINGKNGLACVTPLSEVLRNNKIILRPLPGLPIIRDLIVDMKQFFDQLEKVKPYLITETNAPEQERTQSPEEREELDGLYECILCGCCTTACPSFWWNPDKFLGPAALLQSWRFIADTRDEATEERLDNLEDAFSVYRCHGIMNCTSVCPKGLNPTKAISEIKNKLVQRKKKV; this is encoded by the coding sequence ATGAGCTCAACTATACCTCTAGAGTCCATTCCTTTTACGGAATATAAAACAGTCACCTTAAGCGTTTATCGTTATCAAGAAAAAGATGATAGGGATCCTTACATGCAGGAATTAGAAATAGATGTGCCTGCTGAAAAAGATATTATGGTTTTAGATCTTTTACATTTAGCGAAGGAGAAAGAACCTTCACTTGCCTATAGAAGGTCATGTAGAGAAGGAGTGTGTGGTTCAGATGGTATGAATATAAATGGAAAGAATGGATTGGCTTGCGTGACTCCTCTATCAGAAGTTTTAAGAAATAATAAAATAATTTTAAGACCTTTACCTGGCCTTCCTATAATTCGAGATTTGATTGTTGATATGAAGCAATTTTTTGATCAATTAGAAAAAGTAAAGCCATATCTAATTACAGAAACTAATGCTCCAGAACAAGAAAGAACTCAGTCTCCCGAAGAACGTGAAGAGTTAGATGGTTTGTATGAATGTATACTTTGCGGTTGTTGCACGACAGCTTGTCCTTCGTTTTGGTGGAACCCAGATAAATTTTTGGGCCCAGCTGCTTTATTACAATCTTGGAGATTTATAGCTGACACAAGAGATGAAGCTACTGAAGAAAGGTTAGATAATTTAGAGGATGCTTTTAGTGTTTATCGATGTCACGGAATTATGAATTGTACTTCTGTTTGTCCTAAAGGGTTAAATCCTACAAAGGCAATATCAGAAATTAAAAATAAATTGGTACAAAGAAAGAAAAAAGTATAA
- the sdhA gene encoding succinate dehydrogenase flavoprotein subunit, whose translation MLVNETITAKDLPVKDFDGIIIGGGGAGMRASLQLAQSGLNTAVLSKVFPTRSHTVSAQGGITCAIASDDPDDDWRWHMFDTVKGSDYIGDQEAIEYMCSVGPKAIFELEHMGLPFSRTEEGRIYQRPFGGQSKDYGKGGQASRTCAAADRTGHSLLHTLYQANLKAGTSFLNEWFVVDLVLNVNKDVVGVVAFEIASGEICFIRSKATVLATGGAGRIYASTTNALINSGDGIGMALRAGLPVQDIEMWQFHPTGIYGAGTLVTEGCRGEGGILINKDGERFMERYAPNAKDLAGRDVVARSMALEIIEGRGVGPKADHIYLKLDHLGPEVVHKRLPGVTELSKTFAGVDPAVSPIPVVPTCHYMMGGIPTNLNGEVLTRINGEDTPVKGLYAAGEVACVSVHGGNRLGGNSLLDLVVFGRAAGIHIEKSMKQGIELAKPNADDIEKAAERLNKLNESSQGKQASELKKEMQENMQTNFGVFRREDLMQVGIKEIENMHEDVDNIFMPDKSSEFNTARIEALEMQNLFEVAEATAITANERKESRGAHARDDFPDRDDENWLAHSIYFSSDKSVSKREVNFRPKTVQAFQPAVRSY comes from the coding sequence ATGTTAGTAAACGAAACTATTACGGCTAAAGATCTTCCAGTTAAAGATTTTGATGGGATTATTATTGGAGGAGGGGGTGCGGGTATGCGAGCCTCCTTGCAGCTTGCTCAATCTGGCCTTAATACTGCCGTCTTATCTAAGGTTTTTCCTACTAGATCTCATACTGTCTCGGCACAAGGAGGCATTACTTGTGCTATAGCCAGTGATGATCCGGATGATGATTGGAGATGGCATATGTTTGATACTGTAAAAGGGTCAGACTATATAGGTGATCAAGAAGCAATTGAATATATGTGTAGCGTTGGCCCAAAGGCAATTTTTGAATTGGAGCATATGGGATTACCATTTTCAAGAACAGAAGAAGGAAGAATTTATCAGCGACCTTTTGGTGGCCAATCTAAAGATTACGGAAAAGGAGGTCAAGCATCTAGGACTTGTGCAGCTGCAGATAGAACCGGTCATTCTTTACTTCATACTTTGTATCAAGCCAATTTAAAAGCGGGAACAAGTTTTTTAAATGAGTGGTTTGTCGTTGATCTTGTTCTAAATGTCAATAAAGATGTGGTCGGAGTTGTTGCTTTTGAGATAGCAAGTGGAGAAATATGTTTTATAAGATCAAAAGCAACAGTTTTAGCTACTGGAGGAGCGGGAAGGATATATGCTTCTACAACAAATGCTTTAATTAATTCTGGAGATGGAATAGGAATGGCTTTAAGAGCAGGCTTGCCAGTACAAGACATTGAAATGTGGCAATTTCATCCTACAGGAATCTATGGAGCAGGTACTTTGGTAACTGAGGGATGCAGAGGGGAAGGCGGTATCTTGATAAATAAAGATGGTGAAAGATTCATGGAAAGATATGCCCCAAACGCAAAAGATCTAGCTGGCAGAGATGTTGTAGCAAGATCTATGGCGCTAGAAATTATAGAAGGAAGAGGTGTGGGACCAAAGGCAGATCATATATATTTAAAGTTAGATCATTTAGGACCTGAAGTGGTGCATAAGAGATTGCCAGGAGTAACTGAACTTTCTAAAACTTTTGCAGGTGTTGACCCTGCAGTCTCCCCTATCCCAGTTGTACCCACTTGTCATTATATGATGGGAGGAATCCCTACAAACTTAAATGGTGAGGTTTTAACAAGGATTAATGGAGAGGATACTCCAGTGAAAGGTCTATATGCAGCTGGTGAGGTAGCTTGTGTCTCGGTTCATGGTGGAAATCGACTAGGTGGTAACTCTTTATTAGATCTAGTTGTATTTGGAAGAGCAGCAGGAATCCATATAGAAAAATCGATGAAACAAGGTATAGAATTAGCTAAACCAAATGCTGATGACATAGAAAAAGCAGCAGAAAGACTTAATAAACTTAATGAATCTTCTCAAGGGAAGCAAGCTAGCGAATTAAAAAAAGAGATGCAGGAAAATATGCAAACGAATTTTGGTGTATTCAGACGAGAAGATCTTATGCAAGTTGGGATAAAAGAAATTGAAAATATGCATGAGGATGTAGATAATATTTTTATGCCAGATAAATCGTCAGAGTTTAATACAGCTAGAATAGAAGCATTAGAGATGCAAAATCTATTCGAAGTTGCAGAAGCAACTGCTATCACAGCAAACGAAAGAAAAGAAAGCAGAGGAGCTCACGCCAGAGATGACTTTCCTGATCGCGATGATGAGAATTGGTTAGCACACTCTATCTATTTTTCTTCAGATAAATCCGTTTCAAAAAGAGAGGTTAATTTTAGACCCAAAACAGTCCAAGCTTTTCAACCAGCAGTAAGGTCTTATTGA
- the sdhD gene encoding succinate dehydrogenase, hydrophobic membrane anchor protein has translation MKGILGSGTRDYIWIRISAIILAAYFLVVSSILILNSPISFDFWNQLYNSFWMKIFTSLSTMAFSIHAWLGTWVVGTDYLTPRMLGSFSRYIYGGYRLICALIILIILIWSLFIIW, from the coding sequence ATGAAAGGAATATTAGGTTCAGGAACTAGAGACTATATATGGATTAGAATTTCAGCAATTATTCTTGCAGCTTATTTTCTGGTTGTAAGCTCAATTCTTATTTTGAATTCTCCTATTAGTTTTGATTTTTGGAATCAATTATATAATTCCTTCTGGATGAAAATATTTACTTCCCTTAGCACTATGGCTTTTTCTATTCATGCATGGTTAGGTACTTGGGTAGTCGGCACTGATTACTTGACTCCGCGCATGTTAGGATCATTTTCAAGATATATTTATGGAGGTTATAGATTAATTTGTGCTCTAATTATTTTAATAATCCTGATTTGGTCACTTTTTATTATTTGGTAA
- the sdhC gene encoding succinate dehydrogenase, cytochrome b556 subunit, which translates to MIEKDTRPVNLDLTTMHLPISGVVSILHRICGVAIFFGFLSFVWILDRSLSSKSSFQSLLVQLETPFLKVFMILMVSAFLYHLLAGIKHLLADFFGIGETLRSSQILSWVTLFLFMCSLLLSIVFLW; encoded by the coding sequence GTGATTGAAAAAGATACTAGACCTGTAAATTTAGATTTAACTACAATGCATTTGCCTATAAGTGGTGTTGTATCAATATTACATAGGATATGTGGAGTAGCTATCTTTTTTGGTTTTTTATCTTTTGTTTGGATTTTAGATCGTTCATTAAGCTCTAAATCAAGTTTTCAATCTCTACTTGTCCAACTTGAAACACCATTTTTAAAAGTTTTTATGATACTTATGGTGTCAGCTTTTCTCTATCATCTCCTGGCTGGCATAAAGCATCTATTAGCAGATTTTTTTGGAATAGGAGAAACTCTTCGATCTTCCCAAATACTAAGTTGGGTAACTCTTTTTTTATTTATGTGCTCTCTTTTATTATCCATAGTATTTTTATGGTAG
- a CDS encoding MFS transporter, translating to MSNIISQSHKNSDRIIWVLMMAIVFISMGQSVYWQIMPILGREFGFTETQITSIISTSSLVFLVLTPSWGRLSDRVGRKKVLLLGLIGYVITTLLFSFIVYQGLTKTFSFIFIFSLILFVRILNSSLVAGQRPATGAYIADITSEEERSAGMGKFGAANNLGTILGPVLVGTLVGFSFFSSDTPSLSLLTPILIMTLITLLIFIVVFIYLPESELKAIDLAGQEDFSKVLDKNLRLLMVIGTLVFISFAIIQSVTAFYLQDRFNFDFYQTASYSAASLGSMAAASILVQLTFVQKYIGPSINLLKYSLPFFAAGSLLIVFSPNFLIIVFGMSSIGIAMGLASPGYTATASLNSSSKNQGAAVGLAMVAPGLGFTIGPLSGGFLYEISRDLPFMMILPILILIFLLLPSLNLDK from the coding sequence GTGAGTAATATAATTTCTCAAAGTCACAAAAACTCAGATAGAATTATCTGGGTTCTTATGATGGCTATTGTTTTTATAAGCATGGGCCAGTCAGTATATTGGCAAATCATGCCTATCCTGGGAAGGGAATTTGGATTTACTGAAACTCAAATAACATCAATCATCTCCACTTCTTCTTTAGTTTTTTTGGTGTTAACTCCTTCTTGGGGAAGATTGAGCGATAGAGTAGGAAGAAAAAAAGTTTTATTATTGGGTTTGATTGGGTATGTTATTACTACATTGTTGTTTTCATTTATTGTCTACCAAGGCCTTACTAAGACTTTTTCTTTTATTTTTATTTTCTCGTTAATTTTATTTGTAAGGATCTTGAATTCTTCTTTGGTAGCTGGTCAGCGCCCTGCTACTGGAGCTTATATCGCAGATATAACTTCAGAAGAAGAAAGGTCTGCAGGGATGGGTAAGTTTGGAGCAGCAAATAATTTAGGAACTATTTTAGGTCCCGTTCTGGTTGGAACTTTAGTAGGTTTTAGTTTTTTTAGTTCAGACACGCCATCATTAAGTTTACTGACTCCTATTCTAATAATGACTCTCATTACATTATTAATATTTATTGTAGTATTTATTTATTTACCTGAATCTGAATTGAAGGCAATAGATCTAGCTGGACAAGAAGATTTCAGTAAAGTACTAGATAAGAACTTAAGATTACTGATGGTAATTGGTACGCTTGTTTTTATCTCTTTTGCAATTATTCAATCAGTCACTGCTTTTTATCTTCAAGATAGATTTAACTTTGATTTCTATCAGACGGCCTCTTATTCTGCTGCATCACTTGGTTCTATGGCAGCGGCTTCTATCTTAGTACAACTAACTTTTGTTCAAAAATACATTGGACCATCGATTAATTTGTTGAAGTATTCATTACCTTTTTTTGCTGCAGGATCATTATTAATAGTTTTTTCACCTAATTTTTTGATTATCGTTTTTGGGATGTCGTCAATAGGTATTGCAATGGGTCTTGCTTCACCAGGGTATACAGCAACAGCTTCTTTGAATTCGAGTTCTAAAAATCAAGGCGCTGCTGTAGGCTTAGCCATGGTTGCTCCTGGACTTGGCTTTACTATAGGGCCTTTAAGTGGTGGTTTTTTATACGAAATTTCTAGAGACCTGCCATTTATGATGATTCTACCTATTTTAATCTTAATTTTCTTACTTTTACCAAGTTTAAATCTCGATAAATAG
- a CDS encoding S9 family peptidase yields the protein MNTSIRYFFFLLVFASSQVFTSSSVKENMKNTAPNPEKIPFVMQAHGVERIDNYHWMRDDSRKSKKIISHLKKENVYTEKWFKSDLDSRKELFDEIVSRVPRKEDSVPIRMGSFEYFRRYKPEKEHPIYVRRKSKNSKENVILDVNELASGSEFYQIANWSIAPSENIIAYAQDVSGRREYEIFFRDIDSQKESEISLKNTSGDMAWSADGNFFFYVLRHPETLLPYRLYRHSIGENQNLDELVYEERDDTFYLSVGNSRSKKYIELDISSSNSSEVRLMEADKPLSKLLVVLPREDDHIYSIEDDGDRFVILTNWKAKNFRIMESKISAVHKKNKWKELIKHNKDQLIQSFLTFPSNLVIKRRVKGLSQILIFDPQAKNQKTLKFNDPSYSLYLSANPEYETSKLNIGYSSLRVPDSIYSVSLKTARKVLLKEAEVKGNFEKNNYLVKRLNIKVRDGTYVPVSLVYRKDKFVKGVNPLFIYGYGSYGHSIDASFSSTRLSLLDRGFVYAISHVRGGQELGRAWYEDGKMFKKKNTFYDFIDTTKELIDLGFGSPNKVYAGGGSAGGLLMGAVINMEPELFKGIISNVPFVDVITTMSDPSIPLTTGEYEEWGNPENKDEFNYMLSYSPYDNIKALFYPAIFVTAGFWDSQVQYFEPAKYVAKLRDYSTSLNPIIMKMNLKAGHSGVSGRFASLNEVAMEYAFLLRLDKESE from the coding sequence TTGAATACTTCAATAAGATATTTCTTTTTTCTGTTAGTCTTTGCATCTTCTCAGGTCTTTACTTCTTCTAGTGTAAAAGAAAATATGAAAAATACTGCTCCAAATCCAGAAAAGATCCCTTTTGTAATGCAAGCTCATGGCGTTGAAAGGATAGATAACTATCATTGGATGAGGGATGATTCTAGAAAAAGTAAGAAAATTATTAGTCATTTGAAGAAAGAAAATGTATACACAGAGAAGTGGTTTAAATCTGATCTTGATTCTAGAAAAGAATTATTTGATGAAATTGTTTCAAGGGTTCCAAGAAAGGAAGATTCGGTGCCAATTAGGATGGGCTCTTTTGAGTACTTCAGGAGATATAAGCCCGAAAAGGAACATCCAATATATGTAAGAAGAAAATCTAAGAATAGCAAGGAGAATGTAATTTTAGATGTAAATGAACTTGCATCAGGATCTGAGTTTTATCAAATAGCAAACTGGAGTATTGCACCTTCTGAAAATATTATTGCCTATGCTCAAGATGTGTCGGGCAGGAGAGAGTATGAAATATTTTTTCGTGACATTGATTCGCAAAAAGAATCTGAGATATCTCTAAAAAATACATCTGGAGATATGGCGTGGTCTGCAGATGGAAATTTCTTTTTTTATGTCCTTAGGCATCCAGAAACTTTATTACCTTATAGGTTGTACAGGCACTCTATTGGAGAAAATCAAAATCTGGATGAACTAGTCTACGAGGAGAGAGACGATACTTTTTATTTGTCGGTAGGAAACTCTAGATCAAAGAAATATATAGAATTAGATATAAGTAGTTCTAATAGTTCAGAGGTTAGGTTAATGGAGGCTGATAAGCCTCTATCAAAGCTTTTAGTAGTTTTACCAAGAGAAGATGATCATATTTACTCTATTGAAGATGATGGAGATAGATTTGTTATATTGACTAACTGGAAGGCAAAGAATTTTAGGATCATGGAGTCAAAAATTAGTGCAGTACATAAGAAAAATAAATGGAAAGAGTTAATCAAGCATAACAAAGATCAACTAATACAATCATTTTTAACTTTTCCTTCTAATTTGGTGATTAAAAGAAGAGTAAAAGGTCTTAGCCAGATATTAATTTTCGATCCTCAAGCAAAAAATCAAAAGACACTAAAGTTCAATGATCCGTCTTATAGTTTATATTTATCTGCTAATCCAGAATATGAGACAAGTAAGTTAAATATTGGATATAGCAGTCTAAGAGTACCAGATAGCATATATTCAGTTTCTTTGAAAACGGCGAGAAAAGTCCTTTTGAAAGAGGCTGAAGTAAAGGGTAATTTCGAAAAAAATAATTATCTTGTTAAGAGATTAAATATAAAAGTTCGCGATGGAACCTATGTTCCCGTGTCATTAGTGTATAGAAAAGATAAGTTTGTAAAAGGTGTGAATCCATTATTCATTTATGGTTATGGGTCCTATGGCCACTCAATTGATGCAAGCTTTAGTTCAACTCGACTTTCTTTACTAGATAGGGGATTTGTATATGCCATTTCACATGTTAGAGGTGGACAAGAGCTTGGAAGGGCATGGTATGAAGATGGTAAAATGTTCAAGAAGAAAAATACTTTCTATGATTTTATTGATACCACAAAAGAACTAATAGATTTAGGTTTTGGTTCTCCAAATAAAGTTTATGCAGGAGGAGGAAGCGCTGGTGGTTTATTAATGGGTGCCGTTATAAATATGGAACCAGAACTTTTTAAAGGCATAATTTCTAATGTTCCTTTTGTTGATGTAATAACCACTATGTCTGATCCTTCTATCCCTCTTACAACTGGAGAGTACGAAGAGTGGGGAAATCCAGAAAATAAAGATGAGTTTAATTATATGCTTAGTTACTCTCCTTATGACAATATCAAAGCATTATTTTATCCAGCTATATTCGTGACAGCCGGATTTTGGGACTCCCAAGTTCAGTATTTTGAGCCAGCAAAATATGTAGCCAAACTAAGAGATTATTCTACATCTTTGAACCCCATTATTATGAAAATGAATCTAAAGGCAGGTCATAGCGGGGTTAGTGGAAGATTTGCTAGTCTCAATGAAGTAGCAATGGAATATGCATTTCTATTGAGACTGGATAAAGAGAGTGAGTAA
- the der gene encoding ribosome biogenesis GTPase Der has translation MSSIVALIGRPNVGKSTIFNLLTRSNSSVVADYPGLTRDRKYGKLRDSSIVLIDTGGIGATGNLSQQILEQTEFAIDEADTFLLILDAKEGLQPLDTEISNKLRKANKKIIPVVNKIDSVSDNSEVNEFSILGYDEVLYISAAHNRGIGDLGDILRESDISEDEDIGSKNMTVTIIGRPNVGKSTLLNKLLGKERAVVSSEAGTTRDSIEDEFVYRGKKISIVDTAGMRRKRSIQEFNEKSFVRKSISAIRNSHLAILLIDGSENIVDQDITLISLTLAMGKSVILGINKVDILKAEDKKDLEIQIERKLRFSPYIRRVFISAKEGKGIGKLLKVSLETYKAANQDLDTSEMNSLLRLAIENQPPTMSGRFRPKLKYAHLGGKNPLTIIIHGNNTSLLQASYIKYLENFFRAHLDLSGSPLSIRMKDSDNPFKDKKNLLTERQKKKRRRIIKKRSK, from the coding sequence ATGTCATCAATAGTTGCCCTTATTGGCAGACCAAATGTTGGTAAATCAACAATCTTTAATCTTTTAACTAGATCTAACTCATCGGTAGTTGCTGATTATCCTGGATTAACAAGAGATAGAAAGTATGGCAAATTAAGAGATTCGTCGATTGTTTTGATTGATACAGGGGGTATAGGCGCTACTGGAAATTTAAGTCAACAGATTTTAGAGCAAACTGAATTTGCTATAGATGAAGCAGATACTTTTCTTTTAATTTTAGATGCTAAAGAAGGCCTACAACCTTTGGATACTGAAATTTCTAATAAACTAAGAAAGGCTAATAAAAAAATAATTCCGGTTGTAAATAAAATAGATTCAGTCTCTGATAATTCTGAAGTTAATGAATTTTCCATCTTAGGCTACGATGAAGTTCTATATATTTCAGCAGCACATAATAGAGGTATAGGAGATTTAGGCGATATTCTGAGGGAGTCAGATATATCTGAAGACGAAGACATAGGATCTAAAAATATGACAGTCACTATTATTGGGAGGCCAAATGTAGGTAAGTCAACTTTATTAAATAAATTATTAGGAAAGGAAAGGGCGGTAGTTTCATCTGAAGCAGGCACAACAAGAGATTCTATAGAAGATGAATTTGTATATAGAGGTAAAAAAATTTCCATAGTAGATACAGCAGGGATGAGACGAAAAAGGTCAATTCAAGAGTTTAATGAAAAGTCTTTTGTTAGAAAATCGATTTCTGCAATTAGAAATTCTCATTTAGCAATTTTATTAATTGATGGCTCTGAAAATATTGTAGATCAAGATATTACTTTAATAAGTCTGACATTAGCTATGGGAAAATCTGTAATTTTAGGTATTAATAAGGTTGATATCTTGAAAGCTGAGGATAAGAAGGATCTGGAAATTCAGATAGAAAGAAAACTTAGATTTTCTCCTTATATAAGGCGTGTTTTTATTTCAGCCAAAGAAGGAAAGGGGATAGGTAAACTCTTAAAAGTTTCCCTCGAGACTTATAAGGCAGCTAATCAAGATTTAGATACTTCTGAGATGAATTCACTATTAAGACTAGCTATAGAAAACCAGCCTCCAACTATGTCAGGTAGATTTAGACCTAAGTTGAAGTATGCCCATTTGGGAGGTAAAAACCCTTTAACTATAATTATTCATGGCAATAATACTTCTTTACTTCAAGCCTCTTACATTAAATATTTAGAGAATTTTTTTAGGGCACATCTTGATTTATCTGGAAGTCCATTATCTATCAGGATGAAAGATAGTGATAACCCTTTTAAAGATAAGAAGAATTTGCTGACCGAGAGGCAAAAGAAAAAACGTAGGCGCATTATTAAAAAAAGAAGTAAATAA
- the bamB gene encoding outer membrane protein assembly factor BamB has translation MRNFNPKFLLFSVLIILISGCANFSSLSGLKFWGDDEEEIELPAELQEFNNKTKVTILWKKKIGPEIGFGSNIPVITNDFIYFASSEGEIVSLSSTTGKEIWVKKTRDYISASTGFGYKKIFIGTLDGEIVAFNSKDGIQLWRTQLTSEILSPPVTDGSIVIAQTSDGKVTALDFKSGAIDWVYSSKVPNLSLRGTSTPLIAGGQVIATFANGKAVMISSDSGSVRWELPLSINEGKSELERIVDIDGQAVIDGKFYVAASYQGNITSIDLTNGRPVWQEKFSTTKDLTNVRSRIVGINAKDIIEGFGLSTGITLWQQAGLKLRGLTSPVNLQSNIIVGDSEGYIHILDSKNGDLIGRKKISGKAIDHIVTFSNSILATDKSGLLISLSVN, from the coding sequence ATGAGAAATTTTAATCCCAAATTTCTTTTATTTTCTGTACTAATTATTTTGATCTCCGGATGTGCAAACTTTTCTAGTCTTTCTGGGCTTAAATTTTGGGGCGATGATGAAGAAGAGATAGAACTTCCTGCTGAATTACAGGAATTTAATAACAAGACTAAAGTTACAATCCTTTGGAAGAAGAAGATAGGTCCAGAAATAGGATTTGGTTCTAATATACCAGTCATTACTAATGATTTTATTTATTTTGCTTCTAGTGAGGGAGAAATTGTATCCTTATCTTCAACTACAGGAAAAGAAATATGGGTTAAAAAAACTCGTGATTATATTTCTGCCTCCACTGGATTTGGTTACAAGAAAATTTTCATTGGAACCTTAGATGGAGAAATTGTGGCTTTTAACTCTAAGGATGGGATTCAGTTATGGAGAACTCAATTAACAAGCGAAATTCTATCTCCTCCTGTTACAGATGGTTCTATAGTGATAGCTCAAACTTCTGATGGAAAAGTTACAGCTCTTGATTTTAAAAGTGGTGCAATTGATTGGGTTTACTCCTCTAAAGTTCCAAATCTAAGTCTAAGAGGAACTTCTACTCCGCTAATAGCAGGAGGTCAAGTAATAGCTACTTTTGCAAATGGTAAAGCAGTTATGATTTCTTCAGACTCAGGTTCGGTTAGATGGGAATTGCCGCTTTCAATTAACGAAGGTAAGTCAGAACTTGAAAGAATAGTTGATATAGATGGGCAGGCTGTCATAGATGGAAAGTTCTATGTGGCTGCAAGTTACCAAGGAAATATTACTTCTATAGATTTAACAAATGGTAGGCCTGTATGGCAAGAAAAGTTTTCAACCACAAAAGATTTAACTAATGTAAGGTCTAGAATAGTTGGTATAAACGCCAAAGATATAATTGAAGGTTTCGGTTTATCTACAGGAATAACTCTTTGGCAACAAGCTGGATTAAAATTAAGAGGATTAACGTCGCCCGTTAACTTGCAGAGTAATATTATTGTAGGAGATTCAGAAGGATATATTCATATTCTTGATTCGAAGAATGGAGATTTGATAGGTAGAAAGAAGATCTCTGGTAAGGCAATAGATCATATAGTAACTTTTTCCAATTCTATCCTTGCAACTGATAAATCGGGCTTATTAATATCACTATCAGTGAATTAA
- a CDS encoding tetratricopeptide repeat protein, with translation MSNNFSEDEQLEKAREWWDKYKYLLLTILVLFSIGILSWDYFKNSSLKTSINASNDFEKFTGSYIEGELPSDEMIDEALRIKNQYLSSGYADLLALYLAKYYVAKEDTISAEKELRWVLNRASDTWFSEEKPLAEISRIRLIKLLLEDRPQEAIDLAESASIMSAELFELKGDALIKLGDLEGAKINYLEALNLYQSQLLRNIISMKIADLKDEK, from the coding sequence ATGTCTAATAATTTTTCAGAAGACGAGCAGTTAGAAAAAGCAAGAGAATGGTGGGATAAGTATAAATATCTCTTATTGACTATTTTAGTATTATTTTCAATCGGGATTCTAAGTTGGGATTATTTCAAAAATTCTTCCTTAAAAACCTCTATCAACGCTTCAAATGACTTTGAAAAATTTACTGGTTCATACATTGAAGGAGAATTGCCTTCGGATGAGATGATAGATGAGGCTCTAAGGATAAAAAATCAATATTTATCTTCTGGCTATGCAGACCTTTTAGCCCTTTATTTAGCAAAATACTATGTTGCTAAAGAAGACACTATTAGTGCTGAGAAAGAACTGAGATGGGTTCTGAACAGGGCTTCTGATACATGGTTCTCTGAAGAGAAGCCTCTTGCAGAGATATCTAGAATAAGATTGATTAAGCTATTATTAGAAGATAGGCCTCAAGAAGCAATTGACTTAGCAGAAAGTGCATCGATTATGTCTGCAGAATTATTCGAATTAAAAGGCGATGCCTTAATTAAATTAGGAGACTTAGAGGGCGCTAAAATAAATTATTTAGAGGCATTAAATCTATACCAAAGCCAACTTTTACGGAATATAATTTCTATGAAAATAGCTGATCTAAAAGATGAGAAATGA